Part of the Novipirellula caenicola genome is shown below.
GTCGTGTCTGCGTCGCCACCGCATTCGATGATCGTCGCCACCGCACCGGAAAAGTCTCGCGGGTGTGACAACCAAGCATGAATGGCGACCGGGACGGTGTGGTAGGTGTACCCCGTGACGCCATGACCGAGTCCCAGTGACTGAGCAAACGTTTGCGTCGAATCGCCGGAATGGACGCTTTCGACCGTTTGCCGAAGCAAAGCGACTAGTTCGGCAGCATCCTCGCCAAGCGTATCGACAACTTGTTCGAGCCAAAGGTTCGCATCGGGTGAAACGTGTTCGCGGGCATGCTTTGCGGCCAAAGCCACGGCAACCGCACCAAATTCGGCTTTGGGATCGGTATGGGTGATCCGCGTCGATGCACGCACCAGTTCCCGCATCAAGGGAACGTCGTCGACTGCGGCTCCGAAAATCGCCGCACGCATCGCTGGCCCGTTACCCGCAGAATATACGCCCGCGTTTTGTGGCTTCGCCCCCAACCAAAGTTTGATTCCCGCGCGAGCAGTCGCTTTGCCGACCCCCGCGGGGAAAGCCAAAATCCACCAACGCAGCCGCCACGTGAAACGCATCGTGAACCGATCAATGTCAACGTGTTCCCCAGAATCCGACAGGGCCTCAATCATCGACTGGGCGACCATGCACGTGTGTTCGGTGTCATCGGAAATCATGCCTCGCCCAAAGAAGAATCGATAGCGATCCGGCGGGCCGAGCAATCGCGGTGCTCGATTGGGCGAAACACCTTCGTACGGCAAACCGAGTGCATCAGCCACGGCCGTTCCCAAGATGCAACCGATGATGGCGTCACGCTTCACTCAATTGGCTCCAAAATGACTCGTAGAATGAGGGGATCGCAGAAGTGCGAGTCGAAAAACGAACAGCGTACAGCGGAATCCCGGCGTCATCGCGGATTCGGCTGCGGGAATTTTAGATACTCCACCGGCACTGCATCGACCAGCCAAACGCCATTGGCGGAACGATAGAAGCGATGTCCATCGTGGTGCATCGCTGCGGTGTTGACGCGCAGGATGATGGGCTTGCCACGCCGCGATCCGACCTTGGTTGCCGTGGACTCGTCTGCCGACAAATGCACGTGGTTACGAGACCGTTTCTGCAAGCCACTGGCTCGGATGCTTTCGATAAACGCAGCGACCGTGCCGTGGAAAAGCGTATCCGGAGGCGTCTGCGGATTGAGGTTCAAATCGACCCGCGATACCGAATGCCCTTGATTCGCGCGAATACGACGACCATCGTCACTGAGCGCAAACCGTTTCTTATCGTTCGTCGCAACGACTTCGTGAACAAGTTCCAACGACAAAGGCGTTCCGCGTGCGTTTGCTGCGGAGATCAGTTCATGGATGTCCAGCCATCCCTCTTCGTCGAGCGTCATGCCTACGATTTCGGGTTGGTGCCGAAGTACCAAACTCAAAAATTTGCTGATCGTGACGAGTGACTTGTCTGTTTTCATGGCGTCGATTCTAACCGAAAAGAGTAGTCATCTGGGATGGCACGTGGGATGAGAAGTTTCGCTAAGGTCGGTTTCACCGCGACAACAAGCCCAAAGCTCGCGGCGCCGACGCAAAATGATCCACGAAACTCCATAGGCAGCTGCCAATTGCAAACAACGTAGGTCGCGGACGAAATGGCAAGGCTCAGCAATTTTGGGGCACGATGGTCCGTGGTAATCGCCGTCACGACCGTGCAAAACGCCCTGCGTATCCTTTTCTAGCAAATGCCAACCACAAAAATTTCAGCTGAATCAACGACGCCGAAATGGTAGGATGAAAAACACAATCACAGAAAGCTTCGTTACTCAGATGTGAAGTGACTGAAATGGCATGGCGACCGACGCACCTTGTAGAAGGCGGAGAGCTCGATAACACACAACTCGGCTGGACCGTCGGTTGGTTACAACTCGAAGGCTTCGCCGAGCGAATGCAATTGAAACTGTCGGGCAATTGTCATCCCGATTTAGCCGGATGGAAGTTTCGCATCCATCGCGAATCGCCGGAGCTCGATCGAGGTTTCGGTGGCGACGTTCCACCCGATTACAGCGGCATTAGTCTTGATCAATCTGGAGTCGTCGGCGATATCACGGCCGATCAAGTCATCAAGCACCACGAGATTCCGACCGAAGAATTGCTTCGAAGATTGAGGGCGGGCGAGAAGCCGCCGTTCACTTTACGTAAATGTTTGTATTTGGAATGGTTCAGCAACCTTAACGGCCGCGTTGTCGTCCAGAGCACGCGTCTAACAGTCGAACGATTTGGCGAGCAAGCGTTTGAACTGACCGAAGCGCAGTGGCGCGAGCAGATTAACCAGAACCAAGAGGAAATGAACTTCTTCATGATGCAACTTGGTGACGCATTGGACAACTCTGTTTCGGACGATGCTTCAAAGGACGATTCCTCATCAGAATCCTAAGACGCGGAAGCGGAGGGAAACGCTGTTAGGTTTCTCGTCGCGAAACGAGTGACGCGTCGCGGCTCAGGAGACCGACGAAAGTCTTGACGGCTTGTTGATTTAGTGAAGGTGCCTGCGGCAAGGGGTGTAGGATGGACTTCCTAGTCCGTCAATGGTGGATTCGACGGACTAGGAAGTCCATCGTACGACTAAAACAACAAGCCGTTAACGACTTCCGCTACGCCGAACCGCCTGTAGCGGAACTTGTCAAAAGTTTCGTCCCGCCTCTCCCTTCCATCCGCGCACCGTCTTCTAACCCTACTCAACGAAAGCCGCAACGGATCGTTGACTATGTGAGCCGTGGGCCGTCAGGCACCGGGTCGTGCATAGGACCCGGCCGCTCACGCGTCGCGGCTCAGGAGACCGACGAAAGTCTTGACGACTTCCGCTACGCCGAACCGCCTGTAGCGGAACTTGTCAAAAGTTTCGTCCCGCCTCTCCCTTCCTTCCGCGCAACGTCTTCTAACCCTACTCAGCGAAAGCCGCAACGGATCGTTGACTATTTGAGCCGTGGGCCGTCAGGCACCGGGTTGTGCGTGGGACCCGGCCGCTAACGCGTCGCGGCTCAGGAGACCGACGAAAGTCTTGACGACTTCCGCTACGCCGAACCGGCTGTAGTAGCGGAACTTGTCAAAAGTTTCGTCCCCCTTCCATCCGCGCAACGTCTTCTAACCCTACTCAACGAAAGTTGCAACGGATCGTTGACCATTTGAGCCGTGGGCCGTCAGGCACCGGGTAGCGCGTGGGACCCGGCCGCTTACGCGTCGCGGCTCAGGAGACCGACGAAAGTCTTGACGACTTCCGCTACGCCGAACCGCCTGTAGCGGAACTTGTCCAAAGTTTCGTCCCCCCAACGCCTTCCATCCGCGCACCGTCTTCTAACCCTACTCGACGAAAGCGGCAACGGATCGTTGACTATTTGAGCCGTTGGCCGTCAGGCACCGGGTAGCGCGTGGGACCCGGCCGCTTACGCGTCGCGGCTCAGGAGACCGACGAAAGTCTTGACGACTTCCGCTACGCCGAACCGCCTGTAGCGGAACTTGTCAAAAGTTTCGTCCCCCCTCCCCCTTCCTTCCGCGCAACGTCTTCTAACCCTACTCAGCGAAAGCCGCAACGGATCGTTGACTATTTGAGCCGTGGGCCGTCAGGCATCGCGTAGGGCGTGGGACCCGGCCGCTTACGCGTCGCGGCTCAGGAGACCGACGAAAGCCGTTGACGACTTCCGCTACGCCGAACCGCCTGTAGCGGAACTTGTCAAAAGTTTCGTCCCCCCTCCCCCTTCCTTCCGCGCAACGTCTGCCAACCCTACTCAACGAAAGCCGCAATCGATCGTTGACTATTTGAGCCGTGGGACGTCAGGCACCGGGTCGTGCGTGGGGCCCGGCCGCTGACGCGTCGCGGCTCAGGAGACCGACGAAAGTCTTGACGACTTCCGCTATGCCGAACCGGCTGTAGCGGAACTTGTCAAAAGTTTCGTCCCCCCTCCCCCTTCCATCCGCGCAACGTCTTCTAACCCTACTCAGCGAAAGCCGCAACGGATCGTTGACTATTTGAGCCGTGGGCCGTCAGGCACCGGGTAGCGCATGGGACCCGGACGCTGACGCGTCGCGGCTCAGCAAATCAATAAGCCGCTTGCAAGGTTCGCTACGCAGAATCAGCAGAAACGGAGTAGGACAACGTGCTTGGTGGTGTTTGTCTTAGGATTTTTGATCTTCGGATTTGACGGGCTAACGAAAGGATGGCTCGCTTGACAAGAAAAGGCTGCTCGCTCGACCGTGATATCAATGCTTTACGGGATGATAGAGCTGATTGGGCTGAAAGGTTGAAACGTCTTGCAGGCTGAATTCTGGTCTCCATCGCATCGTGTCCAGTGAATAAACACGTTTGCAATGGGGGCCGCGTTTGAATTCGCTTTCACTGTCCATGTCTGCGACGATAAATCCATCCTGTTCCAGCAGGGTAGCGATCGTCACCTCGTTGTGCCCCGTCCAACCCCATAAAAATCGACGTCGCAATGCGGCGACCGCGGCAGACGACAACCGGTAGATCGGATTGAAAGACGCCAGTGACGCATGCGGGTGATGCCACGGGAAAAGGGTTCCGGGAGGTGATTGCATCGAATCCCACCAGACCCACTCGGGATCCGAATCAAACCTCCGCAATTGAGTGGTCAAGAAGTCCGCGTGATGGTCGAATTGGTTGAAAAAATCGAGCCAGTTGGCGGTCCAGTGCACGTCAAATTCGATTGCCCAAACGTAGTCATACTGGTGCGTGTAGGCAAACTCAATCACGGGGAAATGGGCACTGCCTGGGACGATCGTTGCAGCAATCGGCCGATAGCCAAGCTTCACTAGGTTATCATGACGGAACCCGATGACATTGCGGTTGCCAAAATCGCTGACCGCGCACGAATCCTCGTCGACCAGCAAATGCTTGCTCCAACCCGCAGGCAATGTAATCGAATCAAAATGCTGCATGATCGAAGGTTTTGATTCATGAGTCAGGAACAACACGCAAATGTTCATTTCGATATTACGTCCTCAAGTCGTCAACGGCTTGTTGATTTACTGAGCCGCGACGCGTCAGCGGCCGGGTCCCGCACGCTACCCGGTGCCTTACGGCCCACGGCTCACTGTTGCAACTTACATTTCGATTAAATCAACAAGTCGTTGACGGCTTGTTGATTTAATGATGTTTCCTGCGGCAAGGGGGGCATGATGGACTTTCTAGTCCGTCAATGGCGCATTCGACGGACTAGGAAGTCCATCGTACGAATAAAACAACAAGTCGTTGACGAATTCCGCTACCTCGTTTCGCGGTCGATGCGTCTTCAAACAACGGTTAGCTCCGACAGCGAGCTCGCATCACAACCATTATTCTTTGACAGGGAAACGGAACTCGCTTACTCGTTTGCCATTGACCTCGTGATGACGCAGTGTCAGTTCGGGCTTGCCATCCTTTCCCTTGGCTTTGACTTGCCCTGACAAAAAGCCACCTGCGACTCGCAAAAATTGGTGCGTTGGCCTTTTGTCGCCTGGCTTCCATCCCAGTTCATGATCGGCGCTTCCGGGGCCGCAGCCGAATTCCCAAAGTCCTGATTCTTTATCGAGCGATGCGTATTGCCAATGTCGATCGCCGCAAAAGATGATCAAACCGTCGATCTCTGCAAATGCCCGCCGCAGCTCGTCTCCCTCGTGAACGAAGTTGTCATTGGCGTGGTTGTCACTCTTGTTATCACGGTCCGGCCCCACAATCGGCGTCGGGCTGAACAGCAATTTGAAGGTCGCATCGGATTCCTTTAGCGTTCGCAACAACCAATCCTTTTGCTCCTTGCCCAAAATTGTCTTCTCAGGTCCGTCCGGCATCGTATTGGGGCTACGGAAATCGCGACCTTCTAAAACCCAGATCTGTGCATGCTTGCCCCAGGACACCGTTTTGTAACGCGGCTGATGCGAGGGAAATTGCTCTTCGTTAAACAGCTGGACGCCCTCTTCGAAAGAGACCGATCCGTAGCGAGCTCCTGGCCAACAATCGTTCTTGAGCGTGTCGTGATCGTCTTTGATGAAGTAAGTGGTGTGGTTTGCATAGAAGCGGCGATTGTTTGGCAAGGCAAAAATTCGCTGCCACTTGAACCGCATCAATTCCTTGGTCATCGCCCATGGATCGGGTTTGTCGTAGTATTCGATATCGCCGGCGTGCACGACGAAATCAGGGCTGATCTTTTCAAAGGCAGGATAGATTTTGTGTCCCAAATCGCCATCATCTCGGCGAATAAAATCGTGACAGGTGGTCATGCAAAACCGTACGTCTTTGCTGCTTGTCGCTTCGGGCGCCGTTTCGAAGGTGCCTCGCAAAACCGCCGACAATGACTCCGCGGAATCTGGATTACTGCCCACCGGTCGCGTTTCCACGATTGCTGCGTACTCGGTCCCCGGCCTTAGATCTTTCAAATGCCACTGAGCCGTAAAATCCTGTGACGCGTTCGTCGTCGTCCATGCTGTCGTCTTCGAATCGTAGCGTTTTAATTTTGGGAAGTAAGTCAGCCGCACTTCGCCGGCGGCGCCGGGGCATGCACCGAGCATCTGATCGAGTTCCGCTCCGGCAGGTAATTGTGCGGCAAGAAGTTCGTTCGCGTCGGTCCCCTGTGCAAGTTCTCGTGCCTGGCGGTTAGACAATTTCACAAAGGGCAGCCCATCCATCTTCGCTTCCCGGTTTTGGGTTGTCCGAGTCCACAACACAATTGAGTCTTGATCGGCCCAACCATTCCGCATTCCGTTCGCGAGAAACGGCCCATCGGTGGACGGTGCCACGGGAGCTTCCGAGGGTGCCGGCAAGATGGTCAACTGAAAGTTCTTGTATGCCGCTTTCCCG
Proteins encoded:
- a CDS encoding ADP-ribosylglycohydrolase family protein, with product MKRDAIIGCILGTAVADALGLPYEGVSPNRAPRLLGPPDRYRFFFGRGMISDDTEHTCMVAQSMIEALSDSGEHVDIDRFTMRFTWRLRWWILAFPAGVGKATARAGIKLWLGAKPQNAGVYSAGNGPAMRAAIFGAAVDDVPLMRELVRASTRITHTDPKAEFGAVAVALAAKHAREHVSPDANLWLEQVVDTLGEDAAELVALLRQTVESVHSGDSTQTFAQSLGLGHGVTGYTYHTVPVAIHAWLSHPRDFSGAVATIIECGGDADTTAAIVGGIVGTAVGRDGIPQPWIEEIAEYPRSVSWMQKLGASLADTIERKPLASVPALNPIAILLRNLLFLLIVLFHGFRRLAPPY
- a CDS encoding RNA 2'-phosphotransferase, coding for MKTDKSLVTISKFLSLVLRHQPEIVGMTLDEEGWLDIHELISAANARGTPLSLELVHEVVATNDKKRFALSDDGRRIRANQGHSVSRVDLNLNPQTPPDTLFHGTVAAFIESIRASGLQKRSRNHVHLSADESTATKVGSRRGKPIILRVNTAAMHHDGHRFYRSANGVWLVDAVPVEYLKFPQPNPR
- a CDS encoding DUF3405 domain-containing protein, giving the protein MNICVLFLTHESKPSIMQHFDSITLPAGWSKHLLVDEDSCAVSDFGNRNVIGFRHDNLVKLGYRPIAATIVPGSAHFPVIEFAYTHQYDYVWAIEFDVHWTANWLDFFNQFDHHADFLTTQLRRFDSDPEWVWWDSMQSPPGTLFPWHHPHASLASFNPIYRLSSAAVAALRRRFLWGWTGHNEVTIATLLEQDGFIVADMDSESEFKRGPHCKRVYSLDTMRWRPEFSLQDVSTFQPNQLYHPVKH
- a CDS encoding family 16 glycoside hydrolase; protein product: MRLFGLVHCLWLSLFTVAGVWSSSCHADEANDSDDSAAEQISLVSPEDDWSQPSFWRTGNGKPVGEAWEFAEGEVRLVKPRTGDGNLLSPPLPPNFELAWDWKISPKTNSGLKYRVRKFGNRYLGVEYQIIDEAIPLKNPSNGSTAAIYDLQAPVLDKPLKPAGQWNHARVVVQGTHLQHFLNGKLVAETSTVGTAWDAIYARSKFYVESGFAQPREGDRVMLTDHGGKAAYKNFQLTILPAPSEAPVAPSTDGPFLANGMRNGWADQDSIVLWTRTTQNREAKMDGLPFVKLSNRQARELAQGTDANELLAAQLPAGAELDQMLGACPGAAGEVRLTYFPKLKRYDSKTTAWTTTNASQDFTAQWHLKDLRPGTEYAAIVETRPVGSNPDSAESLSAVLRGTFETAPEATSSKDVRFCMTTCHDFIRRDDGDLGHKIYPAFEKISPDFVVHAGDIEYYDKPDPWAMTKELMRFKWQRIFALPNNRRFYANHTTYFIKDDHDTLKNDCWPGARYGSVSFEEGVQLFNEEQFPSHQPRYKTVSWGKHAQIWVLEGRDFRSPNTMPDGPEKTILGKEQKDWLLRTLKESDATFKLLFSPTPIVGPDRDNKSDNHANDNFVHEGDELRRAFAEIDGLIIFCGDRHWQYASLDKESGLWEFGCGPGSADHELGWKPGDKRPTHQFLRVAGGFLSGQVKAKGKDGKPELTLRHHEVNGKRVSEFRFPVKE